From a single Nitrogeniibacter mangrovi genomic region:
- the nirD gene encoding nitrite reductase small subunit NirD, which produces MTTTIDNATWHRICALEDIPVLGSRVVKSTAHGDIAIFRNREDEIFAMHDKCPHKGGPLSQGIVSGRTVTCPLHNWKIQLDNGEAVAPDVGCSRPFAVKVEDGTVLLQL; this is translated from the coding sequence ATGACCACCACCATCGACAACGCCACCTGGCACCGCATCTGCGCGCTCGAGGACATCCCGGTCCTCGGCTCGCGGGTCGTCAAATCCACCGCCCACGGCGACATCGCCATCTTCCGCAATCGCGAGGACGAGATCTTCGCCATGCATGACAAGTGCCCGCACAAGGGCGGGCCACTGTCCCAGGGCATCGTCTCCGGGCGCACCGTCACCTGCCCGCTGCACAACTGGAAGATCCAGCTCGACAACGGCGAGGCCGTCGCGCCCGACGTGGGCTGCTCCCGGCCTTTCGCCGTCAAGGTCGAGGACGGCACGGTACTGCTCCAGCTCTGA